The genomic region tgaaagggaaatttgtgtcatatcggatcgccatcctggaattctaaatgcggtggtggttgacattcccggacatacaaagttgcatcatcgatggtgcatgaggcacttttgtgcaaacttctatagggcatgtggtatcaaggagttggccgatgattttcaggattgttgtctcgctttcaccaacaagtggttttccacattgttcaatgcattgctcagacacaagaaacttgaccccggCGGTCAGGAGTTTCTGAATAAGAACATTGCcgaaaggaatatgtgggcacgtgctttcgatgaagatggccggaggtacggtcaaatgacaagcaatatggcagaatgcttcaataaggtgctcaagggtgtGCGTGCATTACCtatgacggcaatagttcaatacacatttgacaagttgAATGAATACTTTTTAAAGCACTCAATGGAGACTGATAAGcagattgctggtgagaacaaggataagcacaagtacaatttcccaccaaaggtcgaagaatggttggaatttcaatcaCGAAAGGCAGACTCCGAAGAAGTTGTACTAtatgacgacaacgagtggaagtatgaggtgaaagagcccggaggaaccacaaacgatggccgccaacacggaggccgggctttcaaggtctccctaacacggtgtgattgcagctgcatgaggccgtctttgcttcatctcccatgctcgcacttgttaaatgcatcccgggttaggaatgtggacgtcaatcaccctcttaccgtgagggagtccaagttctcaatcatgacggtaaaGAATACATGGACTCCACGGTTCCAGCCATACTTGGACCAATCACAgtggccggagtatcatggagttcaactatggccggacccggaattgaagatcgttagacggggaagacgtaagacaaagcgtcttagaggtgacatggacggatggggccgtggtggtggtggagaatacGGCACCGGCCAATTTCAAGAGCCTCGTGAGCAATCCCGTTGTGACGGTGGAGGCAGTGGTGATcttggccttggcggcggccgtagtggaggaatgttctcttggctcaatggaccattgccgtatgtaacttactatgatcttgttcttttggctcAATGCTTGTGTTGTCATTTTGTATTGTGTGACTAACTATTATATTGCCATTTTCATAGGTATGGAAACAATGAAGGGGGTGGAGGACACGGAGGGGGAAGGTGAGATCCCTTGGTGGTGGGAGGAGGGAGAAGAATAAGAAACTACATGGACCGTGATTTGGACAAGTATATTtgctatgtgtgtatgactatgtgaggGGACTAATATTTCTGTGTATGACTATGTGAGATCCctatgtgtgtatgactatgtgatttggacaagtatatgtgctatgtgtgtatgactatgtgatttAGACTACTATTTCTGTGTTTTGGACGCCTGCATTTAATTTGGATATGATTATGTGGCATCTTTAtgaatcaaaaaacaaaaaaaaaaccagCAGTTATTTGAAAATAGCAGTTAGTGCAGCGCCTAAGGCCAAGGCGCCACACTACATAGTGCAGCGCCTCGGTCTTCGGTGCTGCACACCTGGACATGgcagtccagagagcaacagaatcaTTCCAGAGAGCACCAGGAGCGTTCCAGTTGGTTTTGCACCCcaaaaattgctaagtcagtgtgcagcgcccaaGGAAAAGGCGCCACCAtgggcgctgcactgtatagtgtggcgtccttcccttgggcgctgcacactgacttagcaatttttgGGGTGCAAAACCAACTGGAACGCTCCTGGTGCTCTCTGGACTGGAATGTCCAGGTGTGCAGCGCCTAAAGGAGAGGCGCTGCACTGTGTAATGTGGCGCCTTTCCCTTAGGCGCTGCACCCCTGGACATTTATTAGGCTGCACCAACTCCCTCCCACCcatccccaccccacacaccccaccctccacacaaacccgaagctcagtgcctcccctctgccctcctctctccccctctcaaatccttctcagatccggagtatttgaccgtggatttcgaagccaacccctcccttaaggtaatctcctccgatcccctcgttttcatccataggaattgtcacatttgctcaaatcttgctagtttgggggaaaccctagtttttgataggatttggaaatttgtgtttctttgctaatttggtatggttaggttttcatagtatgctagggttagggttatgttggtgttagggttgtggttattgttaagtgggggttagggttgaCCAATAATTCTcggttttgtaggcatggcttcatccggttccatgacgaggccaccgtgtgctaaccaagaagacatgccgaacaagtgggaggacgcatctttggacaaggtgaaggagaaagatgtcaacatcccgccttgttggtgtggagatgtttgcaaggtgaaggtgtccaccgaccgaaagaaagcatggacggaagggcggagatattttgtatgcccgaactatGCTTATGATCGTGCACTTCCAACTAACGTCTATGACCAACCACCGGCAAGCTCGAGAAGTAAAATGTTACTCTcaaatgtgtgtcaacactaagaacaaatttttatgcagtcaccgcctcctctatgcaagtacttcacgtggatagatcttgaagtgccagaagatgtGAAAAAGGACCAATACGCAGATTGTCTTAGGCGGCAACGACGGTTCGAAGAATCGTTTcgaagaggcttggaggaagagcgtcgtcagaaggagaggatggagcggaagaaacgagaggaggagagggcacgccaagcgaaacttgctcgtgaggaggagagggcaagaaagcttgcaaaggctcgcgaggcgcaaaaggaggactcggcacgtgacaagaaggggaaatggcctcgcTCTACTCAGTAGGGACTTCGCTTCGGTGCACTCATCGTCAACTATTttctaatgaatgtgtcatgaagttgtgagggcatgtgagatgttggtgaacaatcttctagggcaagctgccatttgtcatttgtaatgaatgtgtcgtgaaccATGTCGTAGTAATGTTTGAATTGTCTTAAGTTATGAACTCGTCGTCTTAAAATTTATGTTTGTTCAAATTGTTGTGATGCTGCAGTCATTGTAAGTATTGTGGATGTGATGCAAGCCAACTGTGGCTCTCTGGATGTGAGATTTTGGAAGTAATGCAGCGCCTAAGGACAGGGCGCTGCACTATACAGTGCAACGCCCAATTGTTGGGCGCCAcacagtacagtgcagcgcctataTGTTGGGCGCTGCAGTGCTGCTATAAGCAAAACTGCAGAAACAGATGCCATTTTGGCCTCCTGCAGCAGCACTCACATAATAAAAATACTATAAACTGCACTAGTAAGAGTTCACCAACATATAACATAATAAAAATACTGTAAACTGCAGAaactaataacttgaacatcatatcatttaagacaattcaacattacttcaggttcgcaaacacaaataccacactagtaagagttcaccaacatataacataacctcacaagttcgTCAACCTAATTAAACGGCTACAATTAACATGAACAAGCACTAATGCCTTCCGCGCGTGTTCCTGGTGGCACGCCTGCAGGcaagcttcttcttcttaggagcacgaGGATCCTCTTCGtgcacttcctcctccgcctccgcctccgcctccgcctcctcatccaagctagccatccgcgaggtccctacgaccacctttgggttgcctctgttgtcatagtcgttgggcgtgtaccggcgtctgggatgcctaggcttgaacacatatgcggaccgagcttgagcgtccgccaaagtcatgtcatcatcaagctcatcgccctatcacacaacgaaacaatatggtgaaggccgatgtcgtaatcaagtgagaatcacatctaaaggattagtcatacctcttgggtgatcccaccctcatcatccatataagcatatgaggaactcacatcgtccccctcatggtgaggtgcggggtctgatggtgtaccagacctagaggtagatggttcatcatattcaggatcacggcaaccgagaaggttcgataaccgccttaacttcttggcctgacgctgtaacacgaacaagtgtgtaagatatcaaacttcgcaacatagattggctctcatagtgaatgcgatatgtaccttgaggaatgatcgtagtgaaccatcatcattgccagttccaaccggtgtcttctccagaatagactggctctcatcagctgctttcttgatctcggtgcgCTGCGGATGAGAAAAAATGAATgcgttagccattcaaacatgtgtaatgcggtcaacaggaaagtaaagaggggaacactttaccacatagttaatcaccggaacagcagggactccttgccctagcctgacatctctgttgtacttcccctttgctagatcctcaaagtttacgggttcttcaagaatatcctcattatatgccggcgggcatatctcaactcgagtagttccaataaaccatcgtacgtagttatcaaaagcaagtgagttgtgctcacgaagcggggcgcgtgcagtgctacgagcttgctccacacaaagctggaagcgggtaacatacgTAGAATGATGCTTGgcccagtcctttatcttccgtTGCCTTCTCCTATCCAACCTGCGTGGTATAAAACCAAACATTAGCACAATCAAAAGGAGTCCCGATGATTAGACAATACACACacatgctctcttacctatgaagtgctttatccgtgtccacccaatccggcgggtgaggctggaaaagaccaaactgacgatacacgcgatgcggcaaatgaaactcaaccgcccagttgcatatcagtgggcaccgcataagccagagatccttatcccgcaagtacatcgggttgaggcggaagtccgcggtgtaccccaagctctcacccgcgccatatggctgccattccacctatgaaacagggcaacaatgcaaatttgataactatttttcaagcaagcatgagaaaggactaaagtaatgacctccttacctgctcaggcgtaatcgtgtccaactcggcaatgtacttttggtacatgagattgacatcgttcgtcatctcggaaacgatatcccacttgtaagcccacgtggggcgccgtaattcgtcatgttcatctgcataccaaggatcaaacctgacgctcttcgggcgtccaacaggcagacgctcccagctccatacagaaagtagaagcagattaccaccaatgcctgcactaggtgtgatcctgcaacacgcatcatccagctacatatgaaagaaaaacaatgttaacttgacagcaagcttgcattgctaatgaataaatgagttgatcacaaaacagaccaactacctgtcggtacaagtaggcaagagtcgctgaaccccagctccatttgctatcgaagacggtcaacgccttcagccacatccatggagcgttcttgccagtggagtcaggaaacaaagtcctcgacacaatgtaccacatatacacacgagcatgtgtctggatcacatcatcagttgcatccggagggcacgtcgcaaagttattttgaatccacgtgaaagcagctccggctgccttcctttccctcttcttcttctcttctccctcctctacatcatcctcagcctcggtaggagccataccgataagagcaatcatctgctcgcgccacccatcagaatcggtgctcatacatagaggcctcccgtcgatagcaagaccggtgatcaacgagacatcctcgagcgtcacggtcatctccccggtccgaagatggaaactgtgggtctctggcctccaccgatcaacaagagcggacaccagtggagcgttcagattcggcgtggaccggctgaccaacagaatccacgggagtagtcctgcctgcttgatgtacggtgtgtaccgctcatcgtaaggcatggcaggaccagagaccccgtgataccgaatcttcagaggttcaagcttctgcaaaaaacaagtaatgacaaatcttagggcatgtaaatttcaactaaaggcaaatttgcaaaatatttagattactcattattaccttatccttctcgcgcatcatgtaggcccggtgttgcacgtcgtagacatcgtccagaagccaaaccatccttacaatttcaaacaataaacatataaaagttcatcttcatctcaaataaactaaacaaaaataggcatctcatatatatctaaaaaaactaaacAATCTAGGGTTTCAACAACAAGAATCATATATTGTGAACTAATAAATAACACTACGGTACTACCAATATGAATACACATCCTAAATCGAGCAAACCAAACAAATCAAGGGTTCCATCAAATCATGGACAAATCTCTAGAATGGCAACAAATTTACGGAGCAAAAGAAAGAGAAGGGAagagtttacctagtaggatggattggggatcgaatccacggatcaaatcttcagatctgagagggatgtggggggattagatgggggcgccgccgccgccgctgctctctgtaCAGAGAGCGGAGAGATGAAAAACTGCTTGGTCGGGCTGGGGCGGCCGCGCTTAAGTcactgtgcagcgcccaagggcTAGGCGCTGCACGTCAAAGTGTGGCGCGTAGCTCTTAGACGCTGCACAGGtgcgtgtggggccgcaactggaccagggctgccacgctggcaggatgtgcgacgcctaaggggaaggcgctgcacagtagggtgcggcgcccagatgtcgggcgccacaccaaagggtcagcagagtgaaattttttcctgaacaggtcagtttgtgatttgatttctgccTCAGGTCAAATCTGTGATTTCTGCCGATTTTTACACTAGGTGGTTCGGCGACCCCATGAGAGAAGCACAGCCTTTTTTGCTGCGACAACATACTACTGCATGGATGGATTGGCCCCTGTACCTAGAGCTGATCCACTGCACATCTAGTAATAATTCGTCAACATTTAGAGCGTCGTTGTACCTACAAACTAAAGTCACCGTGTACCGTTGCTTGTACACGAATTTAGAGCGTTGCAGTAGTGCACCCATGTTGAATGCCGAGTGAGTGCTACGTACAAAGACTACGCACCAAATGGTGTTTGTCCCAAGTCCCCACCGTGGCACCACATGAAACACGTCATCATTATTCATTAGTTGGATATGTGTGTCAATTTTCTCTGCTTTTTCCAACAATATATGTTACTTTACTCTACTTCACACATAACAGATCAAAGGGATAAGAAGATGACATGTAAAGCTAGTTGGGTTTGGAATCTGGATCATCACAAGTACTAGTATGTATGCCACTGACAATGGCAGGCATAATTTGGTACACTTCCTTTTCAGGCAGTTGATCCAGGCGACTGGGTAAGTTatttaagggcatctccagccgcgcttcCAGAAAGGCCTTCCCAGACGATTTTTTCGCGCCAGCGTCAGGAAAAGCCCAGTCGCGCCTTTAGGAGCCTGATTtttgccggcttgggccgaaaacagcgccggcggacgcaggccgaacccggggcgctggggggcgccgggggcgccggggcgaactgtttttgcgcgaaacagccgcgggcccgccgcgtcagcgacacgtcgcctcgtcttcccccaacggcctcggttcccgcggggaatcaatgccaaggctgccgccggtcagccttgccattgattcctcacgggcggcgcgtcacgggacggcgcgccgacgcct from Triticum aestivum cultivar Chinese Spring chromosome 4A, IWGSC CS RefSeq v2.1, whole genome shotgun sequence harbors:
- the LOC123083889 gene encoding uncharacterized protein; amino-acid sequence: MVWLLDDVYDVQHRAYMMREKDKKLEPLKIRYHGVSGPAMPYDERYTPYIKQAGLLPWILLAEDDVEEGEEKKKRERKAAGAAFTWIQNNFATCPPDATDDVIQTHARVYMWYIVSRTLFPDSTGKNAPWMWLKALTVFDSKWSWGSATLAYLYRQLDDACCRITPSAGIGGNLLLLSVWSWERLPVGRPKSVRFDPWYADEHDELRRPTWAYKWDIVSEMTNDVNLMYQKYIAELDTITPEQPHPPDWVDTDKALHSNYVRWFIGTTRVEICPPAYNEDILEEPVNFEDLAKGKYNRDVRLGQGVPAVPVINYVLDDDMTLADAQARSAYVFKPRHPRRRYTPNDYDNRGNPKVVVGTSRMASLDEEAEAEAEAEEEVHEEDPRAPKKKKLACRRATRNTRGRH